A genomic stretch from Myripristis murdjan chromosome 12, fMyrMur1.1, whole genome shotgun sequence includes:
- the eif2b1 gene encoding translation initiation factor eIF2B subunit alpha, translated as MNEEELVEYFRTQMRKDPDMASAVAAIRTLREFLKRDKGETILGLRESLTWATDCLTGVDSSVAVSSGGELFLRFISLTSLEHQDLSRCKKVMEERGELFLEKISMSRAKVAKLCHTFIKDGAKILTHSYSRVVLRVLEKAAAEKKRFSVYVTESQPDAAGRQMAEALGKLNVPVTVVLDAAVGYVLEKVDLVIVGAEGVVESGGIINKIGTYQMALCSKAHNKPFYVVAESFKFVRLYPLNQQDVPDKFKYKADTLKTVQNLSDEHPMIDYTPPSLITLLFTDLGVLTPSAVSDELIKLYL; from the exons ATGAATGAAGAAG AGCTGGTGGAGTACTTCAGGACCCAGATGAGGAAAGACCCGGACATGGCCTCTGCTGTGGCTGCCATCCGCACCCTGCGTGAATTCCTCAAGAGAGACAAAG GAGAGACCATCCTGGGGCTGAGGGAGAGCCTGACGTGGGCCACAGACTGCCTGACAGGAGTGGACTCCTCTGTGGCTGTGTCCTCTGGAGGAGAGCTCTTCCTGCGCTTCATCAGCCTCACATCTCTGGAGCACCAG GACCTGTCCCGCTGTAAGAAAGTGATGGAAGAAAGAGGGGAACTGTTTCTGGAGAAGATCTCAATGTCCAGGGCTAAGGTGGCCAAGCTCTGCCACACCTTCATCAAAGACGGGGCC AAAATCCTGACTCACTCTTACTCCAGAGTCGTCCTCAGGGTGCTGgaaaaagctgcagcagagaagaaaCGCTTCTCTGTGTATGTCACTGAATCCCAGCCTGATGCAGCTGG TCGACAGATGGCAGAAGCCCTGGGGAAACTCAATGTTCCAGTAACAGTAGTCCTGGATGCAGCTGTGGG GTACGTCCTAGAGAAAGTAGACCTCGTTATTGTCGGTGCAGAGGGAGTTGTGGAGAGTGGAGGTATCATCAACAAG ATCGGTACTTATCAGATGGCATTGTGCTCTAAGGCTCACAACAAGCCCTTCTACGTCGTGGCAGAGAGTTTCAAGTTTGTCCGACTCTATCCGCTCAACCAACAGGATGTGCCAGATAAATTTAAG taCAAGGCAGACACCCTGAAGACCGTACAGAACCTGTCAGACGAGCATCCTATGATTGATTAcacgcctccctccctcatcaCCCTCCTCTTCACCGACCTCGGAGTCCTCACCCCGTCTGCCGTCAGCGATGAActcatcaaactttatttataa
- the ddx55 gene encoding ATP-dependent RNA helicase DDX55, translating to MDNTTEGKWDSLPLKLNHHILQTLDELKFTHMTPVQSACIPLFMSNKDVAAEAVTGSGKTLAFVIPIIEILLKREEKLKKMQVGALVITPTRELALQISEVMDHFIHKFPQFSQILLIGGSNPIEDVEKFKEQGANIVIATPGRLEDMFRRKADGLDLASSVKSLDVLVLDEADRLLDMGFEASLNTILGYLPKQRRTGLFSATQTQELEKLVRAGLRNPVRITVKEKGVAASSTQKTPSRLSNYYTICRAEDKFNNLVAFLRQHKHEKHLVFFSTCACVEYYGRALETLVKNVTIHCIHGKMKNKRNKIFADFRALKRGILVCTDVMARGIDIPDVNWVLQYDPPSSASAFVHRCGRTARIGNQGNALVFLLPMEESYVNFLSINQKCPLQKMSPVSDVVDVLPKVKAMALADRAAFDRGMRAFVSFVQAYAKHECSLIFRLKDLDFAALARGFALLRMPKMPELRGKTFPDFTETTVDTDTIRYKDKNREKQRQKMLAEQKAKATTDPPRKKFIKNKAWSKQKSKKERKKKNAAKRKRAEGSDVDEEDMTELLNDTRLLKKLKKGQITEEDFEKQITAVPKTKGKTEGSSQACNSSGDEAV from the exons ATGGACAACACCACGGAGGGAAAGTGGGACAGTTTGCCCCTCAAACTCAACCATCACATCTTGCAGACGCTCGATGAGCTGAAGTTCACACACATGACACCTGTACAG agtgCCTGCATCCCGCTGTTCATGAGCAACAAAGATGTGGCTGCTGAGGCg GTGACTGGCAGCGGCAAGACTCTCGCCTTTGTCATTCCGATAATAGAAATCCTCCTGAAGCGAGAAGAAAAGCTGAAGAAAATGCAG GTGGGTGCCCTGGTGATCACTCCCACCAGAGAGCTGGCCCTTCAGATCAGTGAGGTGATGGATCACTTCATTCACAAGTTTCCACAGTTCAG tcagaTTTTACTGATTGGTGGAAGTAACCCAATAGAGGACGTGGAGAAGTTTAAGGAACAAGG GGCAAACATTGTGATTGCGACGCCGGGCCGCCTGGAGGACATGTTCAGGAGGAAGGCGGACGGCCTGGATTTGGCCAGCTCCGTCAAAAGTCTTGATGTGCTGGTTCTTGATGAGGCAGATCGATTACTAGACATGGGTTTTGAGGCCAG TCTGAACACCATCCTGGGCTACCTGCCTAAGCAGAGGCGCACTGGCCTGTTCTCGGCCACCCAGACGCAGGAGCTGGAGAAGCTGGTGAGGGCCGGCCTCAGGAACCCCGTGCGCATCACCGTCAAAGAGAAGGGCGTGGCTGCCAGCTCCACCCAGAAAACCCCCTCCCGGCTGAGCAACTACTACACC ATTTGTAGAGCAGAGGACAAGTTCAACAACCTCGTGGCGTTTCTCCGACAACACAAGCACGAGAAACATCTGGTGTTTTTTAG CACATGTGCCTGTGTGGAGTATTACGGCCGTGCTCTGGAGACCCTCGTCAAGAACGTCACCATCCACTGCATCCATGGCAAGATGAAAAACAAGCGCAATAAGATCTTTGCTGATTTCCGGGCTCTGAAAAG AGGGATCCTGGTGTGCACAGATGTGATGGCCAGGGGCATCGACATCCCTGACGTCAACTGGGTGCTGCAGTATGACCCTCCCAGCAGTGCAAG TGCCTTTGTACATCGGTGTGGGCGGACGGCACGGATAGGCAATCAAGGCAATGCCCTGGTCTTCCTGCTGCCGATGGAGGAATCCTACGTCAACTTCTTGTCCATCAACCAGAAA TGCCCGCTCCAGAAGATGTCCCCTGTAAGTGATGTTGTGGATGTCCTGCCCAAAGTGAAGGCCATGGCTCTGGCAGACCGTGCAGCGTTTGACAGGGGCATGAGGGCTTTCGTCTCCTTCGTCCAGGCCTATGCCAAACACGAATGTAGCCTTATTTTCAGGCTCAAAG ATCTGGATTTTGCCGCTCTGGCCCGTGGCTTTGCACTCCTTCGCATGCCCAAGATGCCTGAACTGAGGGGCAAAACATTTCCCGACTTTACTGAGACAACCGTAGACACGGACACCATCCGCTACAAGGAcaagaacagagaaaaacagaggcaaaAGATGCTGGCCGAGCAGAAAGCGAAAGCCACAACTGATCCACCCAGGAAGAAATTTATAAAGAATAAAGCCTGGTCGAAACAGAAGAGCAAGAAGGAACGCAAGAAAAAGAATGCTGCCAAGAGGAAACGTGCCGAG ggctCTGATGTGGATGAGGAAGACATGACGGAGCTCCTAAACGATACTCGTCTCCTTAAGAAACTAAAGAAAGGACAAATCACAGAGGAGGACTTTGAAAAACAGATAACGGCCGTACCGAAGACAAAAGGCAAAACAGAAGGGTCATCACAAGCGTGCAACAGCTCAGGTGACGAAGCTGTATGA